The genomic window GTTTATGGACGAGGAGGCTAAAACTATAGTCATCGACTGCCTTGAACACTACATCTACAAGCAAAAGCAGGAGGTGCGCTATGCAAACGACAAGCTGCAGGGCGGCAAGGCGATAGCAGATGCCTTTGATGATGCATCAGACCGCCTGATGCACAAGGATATGAGCGTGCTTGTGATAATAGGGCTTACAGCCGGCGGAAGCGTTGTGCTGATACTTGCTTTCAGATATATCCGTAAGCTGCGCAGAAAAGGCGGGCTCGTGATAGAAAAGGAATATCTGCCGGGCGAGTATGTTCCCCCGAGCGTTGTCAGAATCAGCGACACCGAGAACGCAAAGAAGGGCATCAAGTATAACTACGGCAGCGAGGGCGTTTCGGGCGATATACCTATGGGAACACTGCTTACCCACGATATGCTCCACCCGCAGATGGAGAGCGCTGTTATGCCGAGTGCGGCTTACCCGGGCGGCGTGCTTCTGAACAATCGCAAAAACGGCGCACTTATGCCTGATGTCGAGATGCCGAGCGTTGAAAAGCCTTTCAATGACTTTGTGCGCAGGCAGGAAAAGACCGACGAGAGCGAGTTTTTAAGCTCCGGCTCTGTGTCATACAGAGACAACAAAGGCAACACCGTCTACATGAATAAGGAAGACGATATGAAGGCGCAGTTTAACAACTGGGCGCAGGATTACGCATCTCAAAACGGCGAGAGCGCATTTAAGGACGAGAGCGGCGACACACCCGTCAGCACATCTGTCTACCACGACAACAAGGGCGGCAGCGTGCTGCTAAAGGGAGAGAACAAGCCTGCCGATACACAGTCGCAGATAGACAAATGGGCAAGCTACTACGCATCAGTCAGGAATGATAGCAGCAGCCCGCTTCTAAACGAAGAAAAGAAAGACAACTGGCTCGATGACACTATCTCATCAGAGAATGACAAAAACAGCAGCCTGTTTCATTTGTAATTAAAAGGAGACGTAAAAATGGCCGAAAACATGATAACCACCGAGCAGAAGCCCCCGAGGGCGATACTTGTGTGTGTCGATACAGGGGAGTATGATGCGCAGCGCTCGCTCGACGAGCTTGAAGAGCTTGCAAACACCGCAGGCGCTGAGACTGTCGCTAAGGTGATACAAAAGCGCCCGACATTCGACAGCGCTACCTGCATAGGCTCGGGCAGGCTGGAGGAGATAGCAGAGCTTGCCGAGCGTGAGGATATCGAGCTGCTGATATTTGACTGCGAGCTGACAGCTACACAGACACGAAACATCGAAAACGTGACCGACACCCACACTATAGACCGCACAACGCTTATCCTTGATATATTCGCACAGCACGCAAAGACAAGAGAAGGCCGCTTACAGGTCGAGATAGCGCAGTATAAATACCGCCTTGCAAGGCTTGCCGGAATGGGTGTCAAGCTCTCACGTCTGGGCGGCGGTATAGGCACAAGAGGCCCCGGCGAAACAAAGCTCGAAACTGACAAGCGCCATGTAAGAGAGCGTATGGCGGCACTTTCCGAGGAGCTTAAGGAGATAGAAAAGCGCCGTGAGCTGCACCGCAAAAGAAGAAAGAAGGACGGCGTGCTGACAGCGGCGATAGTCGGCTATACGAATGTCGGCAAGAGCACGCTGCTCAACACCCTCACCGAAGCAGGGGTGCTGGCAGAAAACAAGCTGTTCGCTACACTTGAGACCACATCAAGAGCTATATTGCTGCCCGACGGCAGGAGCGTCACGCTTATCGACACGGTAGGTTTAGTCAGAAGGCTCCCTCACGGGCTGGTCGAGGCTTTTAAATCTACGCTTGAAGAAACAAGCAGCGCTGATGTGATCATCCACGTCACCGATGTGTCAAGTGATGACTGCCGTGAAAAGGCCGAGGCTACGGAAAAGCTGCTCGATGAGCTCGGCTGTGCCGATATCCCGGTGATAACAGTGCTCAACAAGTGTGACCTCGTGCCGGAGATAGATATGCTCGACACCTCGCAGGAGGCTTATGTGAAAATGAGCGCCAAGAAGGGCTTAGGAATAGAGTCACTGCTCGATGCTATCGTTAAGGCACTTCCCGAGACGCTCAGGCGTGGAAAGTATATGATACCCTACGACAAGGCAGGGCTTATAAACAAGATACTCGAAGACGGCAAGATATTCTCGCAGGAATACACCCCCGACGGCACGCTCATCGACTGCCTTGTGAGCATAGAAAAGCTGTTTATGGTCGAGAGCTATGCTGTCTGAGAAATGTTAACTCTACAT from Ruminococcus sp. NK3A76 includes these protein-coding regions:
- the hflX gene encoding GTPase HflX — encoded protein: MAENMITTEQKPPRAILVCVDTGEYDAQRSLDELEELANTAGAETVAKVIQKRPTFDSATCIGSGRLEEIAELAEREDIELLIFDCELTATQTRNIENVTDTHTIDRTTLILDIFAQHAKTREGRLQVEIAQYKYRLARLAGMGVKLSRLGGGIGTRGPGETKLETDKRHVRERMAALSEELKEIEKRRELHRKRRKKDGVLTAAIVGYTNVGKSTLLNTLTEAGVLAENKLFATLETTSRAILLPDGRSVTLIDTVGLVRRLPHGLVEAFKSTLEETSSADVIIHVTDVSSDDCREKAEATEKLLDELGCADIPVITVLNKCDLVPEIDMLDTSQEAYVKMSAKKGLGIESLLDAIVKALPETLRRGKYMIPYDKAGLINKILEDGKIFSQEYTPDGTLIDCLVSIEKLFMVESYAV